In Flavobacterium sp. N3904, one DNA window encodes the following:
- a CDS encoding DUF4403 family protein, with translation MLKFFSILILLSTTLFISSCSSTSQKIEALKPEPDDAVPLTYTNTPSYINLPVSIKLKDIENQTNTLLNGLIYEDNKIEDDNIEMKVWKQAPITITNDHGKEGEKIKTVLPLKVWVKYRIGTKTLGVDLYKTQEFNLNGVVTLLSSISLNNWRLSSKTTLKSLDWVESPTMTVFGKNVPVTYLINPAVSLFKSKIEQSIDNAIENSMDFKPNVMDAISKISTPFEMSETYQSWLRIVPLEVYSTNAKLKNDSFLLNMGMKCNMETLIGKRPESKFDANKIVLKAVDKIPEQISANIAAVSTYQEASKLMTSNFVGQEFGSGSKKVKVQSVAIWHKDGKMVIALDLLGSVNGTIYLNGIPQYNETTKEIYFDKLDYVLDTKSKLMRTANWLAQGLILKKIQESCRYSIKQNLDDAKQSMMTYLKNYSPMPGVFVNGKMEDIQFQKIQLTNQAMIAFIKVNGTINVSIDGLK, from the coding sequence ATGCTAAAGTTCTTTTCAATTCTAATACTTTTATCAACAACACTATTTATAAGCAGTTGTTCCTCTACCTCTCAAAAAATTGAAGCTTTAAAACCCGAACCAGACGATGCAGTCCCTTTGACTTACACCAACACTCCATCATATATTAATCTTCCTGTCAGTATCAAACTCAAGGATATTGAAAACCAAACCAACACTCTATTGAATGGTTTGATTTATGAAGACAATAAAATTGAAGATGATAATATAGAAATGAAAGTGTGGAAACAAGCTCCAATCACTATTACAAATGATCACGGAAAAGAAGGAGAAAAAATAAAAACTGTTTTACCCCTAAAAGTTTGGGTAAAATACAGAATAGGGACAAAAACATTGGGAGTTGATTTATACAAAACCCAGGAGTTCAATCTTAACGGCGTTGTCACTTTACTGAGCAGCATTAGCCTGAATAATTGGAGATTAAGTTCGAAAACAACTTTAAAATCATTGGATTGGGTAGAAAGTCCAACAATGACTGTTTTTGGAAAAAACGTGCCCGTAACTTATCTTATCAATCCTGCAGTAAGCCTTTTTAAATCAAAAATCGAGCAAAGTATTGATAACGCCATAGAAAACTCAATGGATTTCAAACCCAATGTGATGGATGCCATATCCAAAATATCTACTCCTTTTGAAATGAGTGAAACTTATCAAAGTTGGTTACGAATTGTCCCTTTAGAAGTATATTCTACCAATGCCAAACTCAAAAATGATTCTTTCCTACTCAATATGGGTATGAAATGCAATATGGAAACGCTGATCGGAAAAAGACCTGAATCAAAGTTTGATGCAAACAAAATTGTACTAAAAGCAGTTGATAAAATTCCGGAACAAATATCGGCAAATATTGCGGCAGTCTCAACATATCAAGAAGCTTCAAAATTAATGACAAGTAATTTTGTAGGACAAGAATTTGGATCTGGAAGCAAGAAAGTAAAAGTACAAAGCGTTGCTATTTGGCATAAAGACGGAAAAATGGTCATTGCATTAGACCTTTTAGGTTCTGTAAACGGAACGATCTACTTGAATGGAATTCCACAATATAATGAAACAACAAAAGAAATATATTTTGATAAACTAGATTATGTCTTGGACACCAAAAGTAAATTAATGCGTACTGCAAACTGGTTGGCTCAAGGTCTTATTTTAAAGAAAATCCAAGAAAGCTGTCGTTATTCTATTAAACAAAATCTTGACGATGCCAAACAAAGCATGATGACGTATTTGAAAAATTATTCTCCAATGCCTGGTGTTTTTGTAAACGGAAAAATGGAAGACATACAATTTCAAAAAATACAATTAACCAATCAAGCCATGATTGCTTTTATAAAAGTAAACGGAACTATAAATGTTTCTATCGACGGACTGAAATAA